The Primulina eburnea isolate SZY01 chromosome 8, ASM2296580v1, whole genome shotgun sequence genome contains a region encoding:
- the LOC140837796 gene encoding large ribosomal subunit protein eL27-like: MVKFLKPNKAVILLQGRFAGHKATIVKNFDDGTRDRPYGHCLVAGIAKYPSKVIRKDSAKKQAKKSRVKAFVRVVNYNHIMPTRYTLDVDLKDVVSADSLASRDKKVTACKEIKARFEERFKTGKNRWFFSKLRF; this comes from the coding sequence ATGGTGAAATTCCTGAAGCCGAACAAGGCGGTGATCCTCCTTCAGGGCAGATTCGCGGGCCATAAAGCCACTATCGTGAAAAACTTCGATGACGGCACCCGCGATCGCCCCTATGGCCACTGCCTAGTTGCTGGAATCGCGAAATACCCTAGCAAGGTCATCCGCAAGGACTCCGCCAAGAAGCAGGCCAAGAAATCTCGTGTAAAGGCTTTCGTCAGGGTCGTGAACTATAATCACATCATGCCTACGCGTTACACGCTTGACGTGGATCTCAAGGACGTGGTTTCCGCGGATTCCCTTGCTTCACGTGACAAGAAGGTGACGGCTTGTAAGGAGATCAAGGCTCGGTTCGAGGAAAGGTTCAAGACCGGCAAGAATCGTTGGTTTTTCTCCAAGCTCAGGTTTTGA
- the LOC140838877 gene encoding uncharacterized protein, with amino-acid sequence MAKPARGRPRSSSRSRSGSSSRSRSYSGSDSRSSSRSRSKSFSSSSSRSRSGSSRSRSPVPPRKSPAEGAKRGRSPPPPPPLHAKKASPPPRKASPIPESLVLHVDQLSRNVNESHLKEIFGNFGEVVNVRLAIDHVVNLPKGFAYVEFKIRADAEKAQLHMDGAQIDGKVVRAKFTLPERKKPSSPPKAAAITPRRDAPKPDTAADADKDGPKRQRESSPRRKLLSPPRRRSPVARRGSPRREPNSPPLPPPRRRPESPVRRRADSPYRRGDSPPPRRRPTSPVRGRSPNSPPRRLRSPPRGSPRRPRGSPVRRRSPLPPRRRSPRHARSPPRRSPVGRRRSRSPVRKPARSRSRSTSPRRGRGPPARRRRSTSYSSSPSPRRVPRRVSRSRSPKNAIRGRSGSSSSTSGSPPLPRKP; translated from the exons ATGGCAAAACCCGCCCGAGGCCGCCCCCGCTCTTCGTCCCGCTCAAGGTCAGGCTCTTCCTCCCGCTCGCGCTCTTACTCCGGCTCAGACTCACGCTCCAGTTCGAGGTCGCGCTCTAAATCTTTCTCGTCATCTTCCTCTCGTTCCCGCAGCGGCAGTTCTCGTAGCCGTAGCCCTGTTCCTCCCCGGAAGAG CCCTGCTGAAGGAGCTAAACGAGGTCGCTCACCACCGCCGCCACCACCATTGCATGCTAAGAAAGCTTCCCCACCTCCAAG GAAAGCTTCTCCAATTCCAGAATCTCTTGTTCTACATGTTGACCAACTTAGTAGGAATGTGAATGAAAGCCATTTGAAAGAAATATTTG GTAACTTTGGCGAAGTTGTGAATGTGCGACTGGCAATCGATCATGTT GTTAACCTTCCAAAAGGATTTGCATACGTTGAGTTCAAGATTCGGGCAGACGCCGAAAAAGCTCAACTACACATGGATGGT GCCCAAATTGATGGAAAAGTTGTTCGAGCCAAATTTACATTACCTGAACGAAAGAAGCCATCCTCACCCCCTAAGGCTGCTGCTATCACACCGAGGAGAGATGCTCCAAAACCTGATACTGCTGCAGATGCTGACAAAGATGGACCAAAGAGGCAGAGAGAAT CATCTCCCCGCCGAAAATTACTTTCTCCCCCTCGAAGAAGATCTCCTGTGGCACGAAGAGGTTCTCCCAGAAGGGAGCCAAATTCTCCTCCCCTTCCTCCTCCCCGTCGACGGCCTGAATCTCCAGTTCGTCGTCGAGCtgattctccttatagaagagGTGACTCACCGCCTCCGAGGAGAAGGCCTACATCCCCTGTTAGAGGCCGTTCACCCAATTCACCACCGAGGCGTCTTAGATCTCCTCCTAG AGGTTCTCCGCGACGGCCGCGTGGTAGTCCTGTTCGACGTCGTTCTCCACTTCCTCCTAGGCGTCG gTCTCCAAGGCATGCTCGAAGTCCTCCTAGAAGGTCTCCAGTTGGCCGCCGACGTAGTCGTTCACCTGTAAGGAAGCCAGCTCGGTCACGATCAAGATCCACGTCTCCTAGAAG AGGTCGTGGACCACCAGCCAGACGCCGTCGATCGACGTCATATTCTTCATCGCCTAGCCCACGCAGG GTGCCACGAAGGGTTTCAAGGAGCCGCAGCCCTAAAAA TGCAATAAGAGGAAGAAGTGGCAGTAGCAGCAGCACCAGCGGTTCTCCACCACTTCCTCGTAAGCCTTAA